From Pseudomonas sp. B21-028, one genomic window encodes:
- a CDS encoding primosomal protein N', with the protein MPDAILRLALPSPLRRLFDYRAPAGVPRARLQPGMRLRVPFGRREMIGILVEVTDHSEVPADKLKPALALLDATPPLPASLFKLCLWTAQYYQHSLGDTLSWALPVLLRQGEPAEARQERFWSVAPGASLDDPRIARAPRQREALATLAQHPHGVAHQLLSKLMLSKDSLDLLLAKDLVQVEVRRHAPDARHEHWLAQPELPLNAEQRAACEAIRAGFDSYHAFLLAGVTGSGKTEVYLQLIRQTLEAGKQALVLIPEINLGPQTLARFEQRFNARIALVHSAVNDRERLEAWLAARDGEADIIIGTRSALFTPMKNPGLIIIDEEHDGSYKQQEGLRYHARDLALVRARQEDIPIVLGSATPSLESLHNAYTGRYGLLRLNERAGGAKQPRFLRLDVKSRPLDSGISGPMQQAIGQTLAAGQQVLVFLNRRGFAPTLLCHDCGWMSGCERCDARMTVHQRYGELRCHHCGHTERVPRHCPQCGKVDLRPVGAGTERAEERLGILFPDYPVLRVDRDSTSRKDAMNQLFATIQKGQPCILVGTQMLAKGHHFPRVTLVSILDADGGLFSGDFRASERMAQLIVQVAGRAGRAEEPGKVIIQTHLADHPLLIQLTEQGYFAFAEQALSERRSAGLPPFAHLALLRAEAHKPGQAEGFLDDACSEAERLLAEQNLTGIELLGPVPAPMERRAGRYRAQLLLQANARAPLHRLLSAWLLVLEQMPSGRAVRWSLDVDPVDLY; encoded by the coding sequence GTGCCCGACGCCATCCTGCGCCTCGCCTTGCCTTCGCCCCTGCGCCGCCTGTTCGACTATCGTGCCCCGGCCGGAGTCCCGCGTGCCCGGCTGCAACCGGGCATGCGCTTGCGGGTGCCCTTCGGTCGGCGGGAAATGATCGGCATTCTGGTGGAAGTCACCGACCACAGCGAGGTCCCGGCCGACAAGCTCAAGCCGGCCCTGGCGTTGCTCGATGCCACGCCGCCGCTGCCGGCCTCGCTGTTCAAGCTGTGCCTGTGGACCGCCCAGTATTACCAGCACAGCCTCGGCGACACCCTGAGCTGGGCGTTGCCGGTGTTGCTGCGCCAGGGTGAACCGGCCGAAGCACGCCAGGAGCGGTTCTGGTCGGTGGCGCCGGGGGCTTCGCTGGATGACCCGCGCATCGCCCGCGCCCCGCGTCAACGCGAAGCCCTGGCGACGCTGGCCCAGCATCCCCACGGCGTGGCGCATCAGTTGCTGAGCAAGCTGATGCTCAGCAAGGACAGCCTCGACCTGCTGCTGGCCAAGGACCTGGTTCAGGTGGAAGTCCGCCGGCATGCCCCGGACGCTCGCCATGAACATTGGCTGGCCCAGCCGGAACTGCCGCTCAATGCCGAACAACGAGCGGCTTGCGAAGCGATCCGCGCGGGCTTCGACAGTTATCACGCCTTTCTGCTGGCGGGCGTCACCGGTAGCGGCAAGACCGAAGTCTATCTCCAGCTCATCCGCCAGACCCTGGAAGCGGGCAAGCAGGCCCTGGTGCTGATTCCGGAAATCAACCTTGGCCCGCAAACCCTCGCGCGCTTCGAACAGCGTTTCAACGCCCGGATCGCCCTGGTGCACTCGGCGGTCAATGACCGCGAGCGGCTGGAAGCCTGGCTGGCCGCCCGGGACGGCGAGGCCGACATCATTATCGGCACCCGCTCGGCCCTGTTCACCCCGATGAAGAATCCCGGCCTGATCATCATCGACGAAGAACATGACGGCTCGTATAAACAGCAGGAAGGCCTGCGCTACCACGCCCGCGACCTGGCCCTAGTGCGGGCCCGCCAGGAAGACATTCCCATTGTCCTCGGCTCGGCGACGCCCTCCCTGGAGAGCCTGCACAACGCCTACACCGGTCGCTACGGGCTCCTGCGCCTGAACGAACGGGCCGGTGGCGCCAAACAGCCGCGGTTCCTGCGCCTGGACGTGAAGAGCCGCCCACTGGACAGCGGCATTTCCGGGCCAATGCAGCAAGCCATCGGCCAGACGCTGGCTGCCGGCCAACAGGTCCTGGTGTTTCTCAACCGCCGCGGGTTCGCCCCGACCCTGCTGTGCCATGACTGCGGCTGGATGTCCGGCTGCGAACGCTGCGACGCGCGGATGACCGTGCATCAACGCTACGGCGAGCTGCGTTGCCACCACTGCGGCCACACCGAGCGGGTGCCGAGGCATTGCCCGCAGTGCGGCAAAGTGGACCTGCGCCCGGTCGGCGCAGGCACTGAGCGCGCCGAAGAACGGCTGGGCATTCTCTTTCCCGATTACCCGGTGCTGCGGGTGGATCGCGACAGCACCTCGCGCAAGGACGCGATGAACCAGTTGTTCGCCACGATCCAGAAGGGCCAGCCCTGCATCCTGGTGGGCACGCAGATGCTCGCCAAGGGACACCACTTCCCCCGGGTCACGCTGGTGTCGATCCTGGACGCCGACGGCGGGTTGTTCTCCGGAGACTTCCGCGCCAGCGAACGCATGGCGCAGTTGATCGTTCAGGTCGCCGGCCGGGCCGGACGGGCCGAGGAGCCGGGCAAGGTGATTATCCAGACCCACCTGGCGGACCATCCGCTGCTGATACAACTGACCGAGCAAGGCTACTTCGCCTTCGCCGAGCAGGCCTTGAGCGAACGCCGCAGTGCCGGCCTGCCGCCGTTTGCCCATCTGGCGCTGTTGCGGGCCGAGGCCCACAAGCCGGGGCAGGCCGAAGGCTTTCTTGACGACGCCTGCAGCGAGGCCGAGCGCTTGCTGGCCGAGCAGAACCTGACAGGCATCGAACTGCTCGGCCCCGTGCCGGCTCCGATGGAACGGCGGGCGGGGCGTTATCGGGCGCAACTCTTGTTACAAGCCAATGCCCGGGCGCCGCTGCATCGCCTGCTGAGCGCTTGGCTGCTGGTACTGGAACAGATGCCCAGCGGACGAGCGGTACGCTGGTCGCTGGATGTGGATCCGGTGGATTTGTATTGA
- the rpmE gene encoding 50S ribosomal protein L31: MKADIHPEYPAIAVTCSCGNKFETRSTYGKALAIDVCNECHPFYTGKQKTLDTGGRVQKFADRFGAFGAKKA, translated from the coding sequence ATGAAAGCCGATATCCATCCGGAATACCCAGCCATCGCTGTAACCTGCAGCTGCGGCAACAAGTTCGAAACCCGTTCGACCTACGGCAAAGCCCTGGCGATCGACGTTTGCAACGAATGCCACCCGTTCTACACCGGTAAGCAAAAGACTCTGGATACCGGTGGTCGCGTTCAGAAGTTCGCCGACCGTTTCGGTGCTTTCGGCGCCAAAAAGGCCTGA
- a CDS encoding thermonuclease family protein, with protein sequence MKKASLVGAFFVSAIWLTGAQAFCPAPTGATEVAVRRVVDGDTLRLEDGRSVRLIGLNTPELGRQGRSDEPLAVAARRRLEALVAANDGRVGLVSGRESKDRYGRTLAHAYGADGRNLEAQMLAEGLGFQVAVAPNVSLAGCQRAAERQAREARLGLWGRSPVLKAGQIKASGFAVLSGRVNAVKRNRGGVWLQLDDSVVLRIAPNLLDRFDLASLERLVGRQVEARGWVVDRSRRGNTGQGRWLLPLTDPAMLSPMPG encoded by the coding sequence ATGAAAAAGGCGTCCCTTGTGGGCGCCTTTTTTGTGTCCGCGATTTGGCTGACCGGCGCCCAGGCCTTCTGCCCGGCGCCCACGGGCGCGACCGAGGTGGCGGTCCGGCGGGTGGTGGATGGCGATACCCTGCGCCTGGAAGATGGCCGCAGCGTGCGCCTGATTGGGCTCAATACACCTGAGTTGGGCCGGCAGGGGCGTTCCGACGAGCCCCTTGCCGTTGCGGCCCGCCGTCGCCTGGAAGCCTTGGTGGCTGCCAATGACGGGCGTGTAGGGTTGGTTTCCGGCAGGGAAAGCAAGGATCGCTATGGCCGGACACTGGCCCATGCCTATGGCGCCGATGGCCGCAATCTCGAAGCGCAGATGCTCGCCGAGGGCCTGGGCTTCCAAGTGGCAGTGGCACCGAATGTCAGCCTGGCGGGCTGCCAGCGGGCGGCCGAACGTCAGGCGCGTGAGGCGCGTCTCGGGCTGTGGGGGCGTTCGCCCGTGCTCAAGGCCGGGCAGATCAAGGCATCCGGCTTCGCCGTGCTCAGCGGCCGCGTCAACGCGGTCAAGCGCAATCGTGGCGGTGTTTGGCTGCAATTGGACGATTCGGTTGTATTGCGTATTGCGCCCAATCTACTGGACCGCTTCGATTTGGCTTCGCTCGAGCGCCTTGTCGGCAGGCAGGTCGAGGCGCGGGGTTGGGTGGTTGACCGATCGCGACGTGGGAACACCGGGCAAGGACGATGGCTGCTGCCATTGACCGATCCGGCGATGCTGAGCCCAATGCCGGGGTAA
- a CDS encoding malic enzyme-like NAD(P)-binding protein, with the protein MSDLKTAALEYHANPRPGKLSVELTKATATARDLSLAYSPGVAEPVREIARDPELAYRYTGKGNLVAVISDGTAILGLGDLGPLASKPVMEGKGVLFKRFAGIDVFDIEVDSESPQAFIDTVKRISITFGGINLEDIKAPECFEIERALIEQCDIPVFHDDQHGTAIVTAAGMINALEIAGKTLPEAKIVCLGAGAAAISCMKLLVSMGAKIENIFMVDRTGVIHSGRSDLNQYKAVFAHATDKRTLADALDGADVFVGLSGPNLLSPENLLRMAPNPIVFACSNPDPEISPELAHATRNDVIMATGRSDYPNQVNNVLGFPFIFRGALDVRAKRINEEMKVAAANALRELAKLPVPQEVCDAYGGIKLEFGREYIIPKPMDARLITLISDAVAKAAIETGVATLPYPKNYPLKSVDDVFNG; encoded by the coding sequence ATGTCTGATCTGAAAACTGCCGCTCTCGAATATCACGCTAATCCTCGTCCAGGAAAGCTGAGTGTCGAGCTCACCAAGGCCACCGCTACTGCCCGCGACCTGTCGCTGGCCTACAGCCCCGGCGTAGCCGAACCAGTCCGCGAAATCGCTCGCGACCCTGAACTGGCCTACAGATACACCGGCAAGGGCAACCTGGTTGCAGTCATTTCCGATGGCACCGCGATTCTCGGCCTGGGTGATCTGGGTCCACTGGCCTCCAAGCCCGTCATGGAAGGCAAGGGTGTGCTGTTCAAGCGTTTCGCCGGCATCGACGTGTTCGACATCGAAGTCGACTCCGAAAGCCCGCAAGCCTTCATCGACACCGTCAAGCGCATCTCCATCACCTTCGGCGGTATCAACCTGGAAGACATCAAGGCGCCCGAGTGCTTTGAGATCGAACGCGCCCTGATCGAACAGTGCGATATTCCGGTGTTCCACGACGACCAGCACGGTACCGCCATCGTGACCGCGGCCGGCATGATCAACGCCCTGGAAATCGCCGGCAAAACCTTGCCGGAAGCCAAGATCGTCTGCCTGGGCGCCGGCGCTGCGGCCATCTCCTGCATGAAATTGCTGGTGAGCATGGGCGCCAAGATCGAAAACATCTTCATGGTCGACCGTACCGGTGTGATCCACTCTGGTCGTAGCGATCTGAACCAGTACAAGGCCGTCTTCGCTCACGCGACCGACAAGCGCACCCTGGCGGACGCATTGGACGGCGCCGACGTATTCGTCGGCCTGTCGGGCCCGAACCTGCTGAGCCCGGAAAACCTGCTGCGCATGGCGCCGAACCCGATCGTGTTCGCCTGCTCGAACCCGGATCCGGAAATCTCCCCGGAACTGGCTCACGCCACCCGCAACGACGTGATCATGGCGACTGGCCGTTCGGACTACCCGAACCAGGTCAACAACGTATTGGGCTTCCCATTCATCTTCCGCGGTGCCCTGGACGTTCGCGCCAAGCGCATCAACGAAGAGATGAAAGTCGCGGCCGCCAACGCCCTGCGCGAACTGGCCAAGCTGCCGGTGCCTCAGGAAGTCTGTGACGCCTACGGCGGCATCAAGTTGGAGTTCGGTCGTGAGTACATCATTCCGAAGCCAATGGACGCCCGCCTGATCACCCTGATCTCCGACGCCGTGGCCAAGGCTGCGATCGAGACCGGCGTGGCAACCCTGCCGTACCCGAAAAACTACCCGCTCAAGAGCGTGGATGATGTGTTCAACGGTTAA
- a CDS encoding penicillin-binding protein 1A, protein MRLLKFFGWSIIAVFCGLLLGLSGAFLYLSPGLPSVEALRSIQLQIPLRIYSSDNKLIAEFGEMRRTPIRFADIPPNFINALLSAEDDNFANHYGVDPGSLMRAASQLVRSGHIQSGGSTITMQVAKNFFLTSERSFSRKTTEILLALQIERQLTKDEILELYVNKIYLGNRAYGIEAAAQVYYGKSIRDVSLAQMAMIAGLPKAPSRFNPLANPARSKERRDWILGRMYKLGKISEADYTAAINEPLNASYHVQTPEVNAPYIAEMARAEMVGRYGSDAYTEGFRVTTTVPSNLQEMANTALHEGLMTYDQRHGYRGPESRLPGKTKEAWALELTKQRTISGLEPAIVTQVDKDEIKVLTRNGELEEQVKWDTMKWARPFLNTNSMGPTPRQPSDVAQVGDLIRVQRQPDNALKFSQIPAAQGALVSLDPQDGAIRSLVGGFAFEQSNYNRALQAKRQPGSSFKPFVYSAALDNGYTAASLVNDAPIVFVDEYLDKVWRPKNDTNTFLGPIRLREALYKSRNLVSIRLLQALGVDRTIDYIARFGFNKQDLPRNLSLALGTATLTPMEIATGWSTFANGGYKITPYLIDRIESRNGETLFVANPARVPTGEQASDGVAAPSAETFTVNPTPGEASTATAAPQAPAVAERIVDGRTTYILNSMLEDVIKLGTGRRALALGRTDLAGKTGTTNESKDAWFSGYNADYVTTVWTGFDQPESLGRREFGGTVALPIWMNYMAAALKDKPPHTQPEPEGILSLRVDPVSGRAATPGTPGAYFELFKSEDTPPSINELGNGVAPGSPLPADEAAPIDLF, encoded by the coding sequence ATTCGTCTGCTGAAATTTTTCGGATGGTCCATCATCGCCGTTTTCTGCGGACTGCTCCTGGGTCTGAGCGGTGCGTTTCTTTACCTTAGTCCGGGATTGCCATCCGTGGAGGCGCTGAGAAGTATTCAGTTGCAGATTCCTTTGCGGATATACAGCAGCGACAACAAGCTGATTGCCGAATTTGGCGAGATGCGCCGCACGCCGATCCGCTTCGCCGACATCCCGCCCAATTTCATCAATGCGTTACTCAGCGCCGAAGACGACAATTTCGCCAACCACTATGGCGTCGATCCGGGCAGCCTGATGCGTGCCGCCAGCCAGTTGGTCCGGAGCGGGCACATCCAGTCCGGCGGCAGCACCATTACCATGCAGGTGGCCAAGAACTTCTTCCTGACCAGCGAGCGCAGCTTCTCGCGCAAGACCACCGAGATTCTCCTGGCCCTGCAGATCGAACGGCAGCTGACCAAGGATGAAATCCTCGAGCTGTACGTGAACAAGATCTACCTGGGCAACCGCGCCTATGGCATCGAGGCGGCGGCCCAGGTGTACTACGGCAAGTCGATCCGTGACGTGAGCCTGGCGCAGATGGCGATGATTGCCGGCCTGCCCAAGGCGCCGTCGCGCTTCAACCCGCTGGCCAACCCGGCGCGCAGCAAGGAGCGTCGCGACTGGATCCTGGGGCGCATGTACAAGCTCGGCAAGATCAGCGAAGCCGACTACACCGCCGCGATCAACGAGCCATTGAACGCCAGCTATCACGTGCAGACGCCGGAAGTGAACGCCCCGTACATCGCTGAAATGGCCCGGGCCGAGATGGTCGGACGCTACGGCAGCGATGCCTATACCGAAGGGTTCCGCGTCACCACCACGGTGCCGAGCAACTTGCAGGAAATGGCCAACACCGCGCTGCACGAAGGCCTGATGACCTACGATCAGCGCCACGGCTACCGCGGCCCGGAATCGCGCCTGCCGGGCAAGACCAAGGAGGCCTGGGCCCTGGAGCTGACCAAGCAACGCACCATCAGTGGCCTGGAGCCGGCGATCGTCACCCAGGTGGACAAGGACGAGATCAAGGTGCTGACGCGCAACGGCGAGCTTGAGGAACAGGTGAAATGGGACACCATGAAATGGGCCCGTCCGTTCCTCAACACCAACAGCATGGGCCCCACCCCCCGACAGCCGTCGGACGTGGCCCAGGTCGGCGACCTGATCCGGGTGCAGCGCCAGCCGGACAATGCCCTCAAGTTCAGCCAGATCCCGGCCGCACAAGGCGCACTGGTGTCCCTCGATCCGCAGGACGGCGCGATCCGCTCCCTGGTGGGTGGTTTCGCCTTCGAACAGAGCAACTACAACCGTGCATTGCAGGCCAAGCGCCAGCCAGGCTCGAGCTTCAAGCCGTTCGTCTACAGCGCCGCCCTGGATAACGGCTATACCGCCGCCAGCCTGGTGAACGACGCGCCTATCGTGTTCGTCGACGAGTACCTGGACAAGGTCTGGCGACCGAAGAACGACACCAACACCTTCCTCGGCCCGATCCGTCTGCGCGAGGCGCTGTACAAGTCGCGCAACCTGGTGTCGATCCGCCTGTTGCAGGCGCTGGGGGTGGATCGCACCATCGACTACATCGCCCGGTTCGGCTTCAACAAACAGGACCTGCCCCGCAACCTGTCACTGGCCCTGGGCACCGCGACCCTGACCCCGATGGAAATCGCCACGGGCTGGAGCACATTCGCCAACGGTGGGTACAAGATCACCCCGTACCTCATCGACAGGATCGAAAGCCGCAACGGCGAGACACTGTTCGTGGCCAACCCGGCGCGGGTGCCTACCGGCGAGCAGGCCAGCGACGGCGTCGCCGCACCGTCCGCCGAGACGTTCACGGTGAACCCGACTCCGGGCGAAGCCAGCACCGCCACTGCAGCGCCCCAGGCACCCGCTGTCGCCGAACGCATCGTTGACGGGCGCACCACCTACATCCTCAACAGCATGCTGGAGGACGTGATCAAGCTCGGCACCGGCCGTCGCGCACTGGCCCTGGGACGTACCGACCTGGCGGGCAAGACCGGCACCACCAACGAATCCAAGGACGCCTGGTTCTCCGGCTACAACGCCGATTACGTGACCACCGTCTGGACCGGTTTCGACCAGCCCGAGAGCCTGGGTCGCCGCGAGTTCGGTGGCACCGTGGCGCTGCCTATCTGGATGAACTACATGGCCGCCGCCCTCAAGGACAAGCCGCCGCATACCCAGCCGGAACCGGAAGGCATCCTCAGCCTGCGGGTCGACCCGGTCAGCGGCCGCGCGGCCACGCCAGGCACCCCGGGGGCGTACTTCGAGCTGTTCAAGAGCGAAGACACCCCGCCGTCGATCAACGAACTGGGCAATGGCGTTGCGCCGGGCAGCCCGCTGCCGGCGGATGAAGCGGCGCCGATCGATCTGTTCTAG
- a CDS encoding pilus assembly protein PilM → MLRLFNKKAHTLLGIDISSTSVKLLELSRQGDRYRVESYAVEPLPANAVIEKNIAELEGVGQALSRVLVKARTPSRSVAVAVAGSAVITKTIEMDAGLSDDEMENQLKIEADQYIPYPLDEVAIDFEVLGVSPRNNERVEVLLAACRKENVEVREAALALAGLTARVVDVEAYALERAFGLLATQLAASQERLTVAVIDIGATMTTLSVLHNGRIIYTREQLFGGRQLTEEIQRRYGLTLEQAGLAKKQGGLPDDYLSEVLQPFREALVQQVSRSLQFFFASGQYSAVDHILLAGGTASVAGLDRLIEQRLGTPTQVANPFSNMALGSKVNAGALASDAPALMIACGLALRSFD, encoded by the coding sequence GTGCTACGACTCTTCAATAAAAAAGCCCATACGCTTCTGGGCATCGACATCAGCTCCACATCGGTGAAGCTGCTCGAGCTGAGCCGCCAGGGTGACCGTTACCGTGTCGAGTCCTACGCGGTCGAACCGTTGCCGGCCAACGCCGTGATCGAGAAGAACATCGCCGAGCTCGAGGGGGTCGGGCAGGCGTTGTCCCGGGTTCTGGTCAAGGCCAGGACGCCCTCGCGCAGCGTCGCGGTGGCCGTGGCGGGGTCGGCGGTGATCACCAAGACCATCGAGATGGATGCCGGGCTTTCCGACGACGAGATGGAGAACCAGCTCAAGATCGAGGCTGACCAGTACATTCCCTATCCACTGGATGAAGTCGCCATCGATTTCGAGGTCCTGGGTGTGTCGCCGCGCAACAACGAGCGGGTCGAGGTGCTGCTGGCGGCCTGTCGCAAGGAAAACGTCGAAGTTCGCGAGGCGGCGCTGGCGCTGGCGGGGCTGACGGCCCGGGTGGTCGACGTGGAAGCCTACGCATTGGAGCGCGCCTTCGGCCTGCTCGCCACGCAACTGGCCGCGTCCCAGGAGCGGTTGACCGTTGCGGTGATCGATATCGGCGCCACCATGACCACCCTGAGCGTGCTGCACAACGGGCGCATCATCTATACCCGCGAGCAATTGTTCGGCGGTCGCCAGCTCACCGAGGAAATCCAGCGGCGCTACGGCCTGACCCTCGAACAGGCCGGCCTGGCAAAGAAGCAGGGGGGCTTGCCGGACGATTATCTCAGCGAGGTGCTGCAGCCTTTTCGCGAGGCGTTGGTGCAGCAGGTTTCGCGGTCCCTGCAGTTTTTCTTCGCTTCGGGCCAGTACAGCGCGGTGGACCACATCCTGTTGGCTGGAGGTACGGCGTCAGTCGCCGGGCTGGACCGGTTGATCGAACAGCGCCTGGGCACGCCGACCCAGGTGGCCAACCCGTTTTCCAACATGGCCCTGGGCAGCAAGGTCAATGCCGGCGCCCTGGCCAGTGATGCGCCAGCGCTGATGATCGCTTGCGGACTGGCCCTCAGGAGTTTCGACTGA
- a CDS encoding PilN domain-containing protein, with product MARINLLPWREELREERRKRFLLALVGALVGAVGVTLIGVQYLHSAINHQLARNGHISEQIAVLDERIKQISELKARRQQLLERMRIIQDLQGNRPVSGRIFDQLVRTLPDGVYFTEVKMEDKTLSIKGAAESNNRVSDLMRNLDASDLFDAPSLTEVKATTAGQLDQANVFQLTVRQTRPADAEDAQ from the coding sequence ATGGCACGGATCAACCTTCTTCCCTGGCGCGAAGAGCTGCGTGAAGAGCGCCGCAAGCGCTTCCTGCTGGCATTGGTGGGGGCGCTGGTCGGGGCGGTGGGGGTGACCTTGATCGGGGTTCAGTACCTGCACAGCGCCATCAACCACCAACTGGCGCGTAACGGGCATATTTCCGAGCAGATAGCGGTACTGGACGAGCGCATCAAGCAGATCAGCGAGCTGAAAGCCCGTCGCCAACAATTGCTGGAGCGCATGCGCATCATCCAGGACCTGCAGGGAAACCGCCCGGTCAGCGGGCGCATCTTCGACCAATTGGTGCGCACATTGCCGGACGGGGTGTATTTCACCGAAGTGAAAATGGAGGACAAGACGCTCTCCATCAAGGGCGCCGCGGAGTCCAACAACCGGGTCTCGGACCTGATGCGCAACCTGGACGCGTCGGATCTCTTTGACGCGCCCAGCCTGACGGAAGTCAAGGCCACGACGGCCGGGCAGCTCGACCAGGCCAACGTGTTCCAGCTGACGGTTCGCCAGACCCGGCCGGCCGACGCGGAGGACGCCCAATGA
- the pilO gene encoding type 4a pilus biogenesis protein PilO, whose amino-acid sequence MRPGEWLDALRKIDFSDLDTNNVGSWPMPVKWLAGVLLVVLVLGLGYNFAVSDLENQLQQVREEENTLKAQFAGKAHMAANLERYTEQMKQMETSFGVLLRQLPSDTEVPGLLEDITRTGLGSGLEFEEIKLLPEVTQPFYIELPIQITVTGDYHDLATFVSGVAGLPRIVTLHDFDIAPADPEAGSKLRMSIQAKTYRYNEQGAQP is encoded by the coding sequence ATGAGGCCGGGAGAGTGGCTCGACGCACTGCGCAAGATCGACTTCAGTGATCTGGACACCAACAACGTCGGCTCCTGGCCGATGCCGGTCAAATGGCTGGCCGGCGTCCTGCTGGTGGTCCTGGTCCTGGGGTTGGGCTACAACTTTGCCGTGAGCGACCTGGAAAATCAGTTGCAGCAGGTGCGCGAGGAGGAAAATACCCTCAAGGCGCAGTTCGCGGGCAAGGCCCACATGGCCGCGAACCTGGAACGCTACACCGAGCAGATGAAGCAGATGGAAACCTCCTTTGGCGTGCTGTTGCGGCAATTGCCCAGCGACACCGAGGTGCCTGGGCTGCTGGAAGACATCACCCGCACTGGCCTGGGCAGCGGCCTGGAGTTCGAAGAGATCAAGCTGCTGCCCGAAGTGACCCAGCCGTTCTACATCGAGCTGCCGATCCAGATCACCGTGACCGGTGACTACCATGATTTGGCGACATTCGTCAGCGGTGTTGCCGGGCTGCCCCGCATTGTCACACTGCACGATTTTGACATCGCCCCGGCGGACCCCGAGGCGGGATCGAAGCTGCGCATGAGCATCCAGGCCAAGACCTACCGGTACAACGAGCAGGGGGCGCAACCATGA
- a CDS encoding pilus assembly protein PilP — protein MKPLRCMGLLAGLVVLAGCNYNSGFDDLDAYMNEVRLRPPGKIEPTPTFKPNETFTYSASDLRSPFSRQVRVDQAERQKGSRNVRPDPNRVKQYLEGFNIEQFEMVGTIANASGSYALLRGAGGVHRLKVGDYLGRNDGRIVAIGATQVDVVEIVPDGDGAWLERPRTIPLKEHSVELEQ, from the coding sequence ATGAAGCCGCTCCGCTGCATGGGCCTGCTGGCCGGGCTGGTTGTGCTGGCCGGCTGTAACTACAACAGTGGCTTCGACGACCTGGACGCCTACATGAATGAAGTGCGGTTGCGCCCACCCGGCAAGATCGAGCCGACGCCGACCTTCAAGCCAAATGAAACCTTTACCTACAGCGCGTCCGACCTGCGCAGCCCGTTCTCGCGGCAGGTCCGGGTGGACCAGGCCGAACGGCAAAAAGGCTCGCGCAATGTCCGGCCTGATCCGAACCGGGTCAAGCAGTACCTCGAAGGCTTCAACATCGAACAGTTTGAAATGGTTGGCACGATCGCCAATGCCAGTGGCTCCTATGCGCTGCTACGCGGCGCGGGCGGGGTGCACCGGCTCAAGGTCGGTGACTACCTGGGGCGCAACGACGGGCGAATCGTCGCCATCGGTGCCACCCAGGTCGATGTGGTCGAAATCGTTCCCGATGGCGATGGTGCCTGGCTGGAGCGACCACGGACCATTCCTTTGAAAGAGCACTCAGTGGAACTCGAACAATGA